A single uncultured Methanolobus sp. DNA region contains:
- a CDS encoding DEAD/DEAH box helicase: MLKFPYDFDQYSFDQFKEQKLNGLPVASALGIADAELLNYCDHKYDSYNNRFLLQLDFYNPENYKKLQDFVADTSLDVIGEKIHQETMIHFKDDFSVFRENLILALRPFSFIHQLNLMKKISIDCIGETSIVDDCFKVASIGSSVFAIELFIKLLNSNELDNFSNNLFAPKEYLDDLSSRPKLIMKPWPHQAEALEKWMENGGNGILEMATASGKTLVGLAIAEHLFNTYGKLNVLVLAHSKAILNQWRGEAIEKLGLIAEKNLDYDSDLSFRNKFRIQFNTLQTVYKYPDLYPTDLLIVDEVHHGAGKEYRNALTVPTKWKLGLSATIEGGERERILDTYLGKTVYEFTLKDARERGIIPEFKLYIHKTFLDVSEEREFDDISEKIKNMLNYINANYSRKILELSNGKYSQFDSISDFVQTMEKARYGGRDVPEEWNKLTGLIFQRRKIIHQSSPKIESGIQLALNEGKNKKCVIFSMDIETCERIYEALVNDVNAYRIHSDLKDREIKYELEIFKKCKNGVLIAPRMLDEGINIPDAEIGINISSAKTKLQLVQRMGRVLRKGPDKKPVFHHFVALPRSMSFINSEDSFNYMSDLAWVQEVTSKMGISAEIYDKSNAEINELEYISEKIIFDYYSKHSEITTSDFGTIKATNIIKSLDESAGKGKSSPRQILIHLLKDEKDTISDSRWLELLRIAHDNESMINIPGHHWLLLISGRDPQKLKSVLETGILPTINI; the protein is encoded by the coding sequence ATGCTTAAGTTTCCTTATGATTTTGATCAATATTCATTCGATCAATTCAAAGAACAAAAGTTGAATGGTTTACCTGTTGCTTCTGCACTTGGTATTGCTGATGCAGAATTATTGAACTACTGTGATCATAAATACGATTCGTATAACAATAGATTTCTTCTCCAACTTGATTTTTACAATCCCGAAAATTACAAAAAATTGCAAGATTTTGTAGCTGATACATCTCTTGATGTAATTGGAGAAAAGATTCATCAAGAAACAATGATTCATTTCAAAGATGATTTCTCAGTGTTCAGGGAAAATTTAATTTTAGCCTTAAGACCTTTTTCATTCATCCATCAATTAAACTTAATGAAGAAGATATCCATTGATTGCATTGGAGAAACATCCATAGTAGATGATTGCTTCAAGGTTGCTTCAATTGGAAGCTCAGTTTTTGCAATAGAGTTGTTCATTAAGTTGCTGAACAGTAATGAATTAGATAATTTTTCTAATAATTTGTTTGCTCCAAAGGAATACTTAGATGATCTTTCAAGTAGGCCCAAACTCATAATGAAACCGTGGCCTCACCAAGCCGAAGCTTTAGAAAAATGGATGGAAAATGGTGGCAATGGAATACTTGAGATGGCAACAGCTAGTGGTAAAACTTTGGTTGGGCTTGCGATTGCCGAGCATTTGTTCAATACTTATGGAAAATTGAATGTTTTGGTTCTTGCTCATTCAAAGGCAATACTTAATCAATGGAGAGGAGAGGCAATTGAAAAACTTGGTCTTATTGCGGAAAAGAATTTAGATTACGATTCGGATTTATCATTCAGGAATAAATTTCGGATTCAATTTAACACTTTGCAGACCGTATATAAGTATCCTGATTTGTATCCAACAGATTTGCTCATTGTTGATGAGGTTCACCATGGAGCAGGTAAGGAATATAGAAATGCTCTGACTGTTCCTACAAAATGGAAGTTGGGATTGTCAGCCACTATAGAGGGAGGTGAACGTGAGAGAATACTTGATACGTATCTTGGCAAAACAGTGTATGAGTTCACCCTGAAGGATGCCAGAGAAAGAGGCATTATTCCTGAATTCAAACTTTATATCCATAAAACATTTTTAGATGTCTCAGAAGAAAGAGAATTTGATGATATTTCTGAGAAGATTAAAAACATGTTGAATTACATCAATGCAAATTATTCTCGGAAAATCCTGGAACTATCCAATGGAAAATATAGTCAGTTTGATAGCATATCTGATTTTGTCCAAACCATGGAAAAGGCACGTTATGGGGGTAGAGATGTTCCTGAAGAGTGGAATAAACTGACTGGTTTGATCTTTCAAAGAAGAAAAATCATTCATCAATCAAGCCCTAAAATAGAGAGTGGAATTCAACTGGCATTAAATGAAGGTAAAAACAAAAAATGCGTCATATTCTCCATGGATATAGAGACCTGTGAAAGAATATATGAAGCACTGGTGAATGATGTGAATGCTTACAGGATTCATTCAGATCTAAAGGACAGAGAAATAAAATATGAACTTGAAATATTCAAGAAATGTAAAAATGGTGTCCTCATTGCTCCCAGAATGCTTGATGAAGGAATAAATATACCGGATGCTGAAATTGGTATTAATATATCTTCAGCCAAGACAAAGTTGCAGCTTGTTCAACGTATGGGTCGTGTTTTACGAAAGGGACCCGATAAAAAACCTGTATTCCATCATTTTGTTGCTTTGCCAAGATCAATGAGTTTTATCAATTCAGAGGATTCCTTTAATTATATGAGTGATCTGGCATGGGTCCAAGAGGTAACGTCAAAAATGGGTATTTCAGCTGAGATTTATGATAAATCTAATGCAGAGATAAATGAACTTGAATACATTTCAGAAAAAATCATCTTTGACTATTATTCCAAACATTCTGAGATCACAACTTCTGATTTTGGAACTATTAAAGCCACTAATATAATCAAATCACTGGATGAAAGTGCAGGTAAAGGCAAGTCATCGCCGCGTCAGATATTGATACATTTGCTTAAAGATGAAAAAGACACGATTTCAGATTCCAGATGGCTTGAACTATTAAGGATTGCACATGACAATGAATCTATGATCAATATACCAGGACATCATTGGTTGCTGCTTATTTCAGGAAGAGATCCACAAAAATTGAAATCGGTTTTAGAAACAGGAATATTGCCAACTATTAATATATAA
- a CDS encoding DUF6569 family protein codes for MSGGSEQGPGRVSGPSNPIEQDIEEQGKWKIYMENIAVEVLNSVQLNGITEFRNMAVAPISYDSEITAEYLTLKEALEAGTLSIQETDVHGSVPELAAANTGHLPVLILDGEELAGAKQNRAVNTTIMIAPLSKVNIPVSCTEQGRWRYNSKTFMDSDVVMSHRTRRNRSESVTENLVNFGGFCSNQSQVWENIREEAMCADVSSPTGAMSDTFKQLRPKLDDYVSAFSVSDGQSGFVVFINGKPVGMEMVSRPDKYALLHAKLIRSYATEAIYSKGENGSPAAEQAEEFITEAAKCTFKGYPSVGLGEDFRFTGSNMAGSALVVDNALVHCAFFKKEQDNSRQYREADGMMDSRSRRESRFRSRIIDGDIVF; via the coding sequence ATGAGTGGGGGTAGCGAACAAGGCCCGGGTCGAGTTTCCGGGCCTTCCAATCCTATTGAGCAGGACATCGAAGAACAGGGGAAATGGAAGATCTATATGGAAAACATTGCAGTGGAAGTGCTGAATTCCGTTCAACTAAACGGAATTACCGAATTCAGGAACATGGCTGTTGCGCCGATATCATATGATAGTGAAATTACTGCAGAATATCTGACCCTCAAGGAAGCTCTTGAGGCAGGTACGCTTTCAATTCAGGAAACTGATGTGCATGGTTCTGTCCCAGAACTTGCAGCGGCCAATACAGGACACCTACCGGTGCTGATACTTGACGGAGAGGAACTTGCCGGAGCAAAACAGAACCGTGCTGTGAACACTACTATAATGATCGCTCCTCTCTCAAAGGTGAACATTCCTGTGAGCTGCACCGAGCAGGGACGCTGGAGGTATAATTCTAAGACCTTCATGGACTCCGATGTGGTCATGTCGCACAGGACAAGGAGGAATAGAAGTGAATCAGTTACAGAAAATCTGGTGAACTTTGGAGGATTCTGTTCTAACCAGTCTCAGGTATGGGAGAATATCAGGGAGGAGGCCATGTGTGCCGATGTGTCATCCCCTACAGGGGCTATGAGCGATACATTCAAGCAGCTCAGACCAAAACTTGACGACTATGTAAGTGCTTTTTCCGTATCAGACGGACAGAGCGGATTTGTGGTCTTTATCAATGGCAAGCCCGTTGGCATGGAGATGGTATCAAGACCTGACAAGTACGCACTGCTCCATGCAAAGCTTATACGTTCCTATGCAACAGAAGCCATTTACAGCAAAGGAGAGAACGGCAGCCCGGCAGCAGAGCAGGCTGAAGAGTTCATAACAGAGGCCGCAAAATGCACATTTAAGGGGTACCCCTCTGTGGGCCTCGGGGAAGACTTCAGATTCACCGGCAGCAATATGGCAGGATCTGCTCTTGTGGTCGATAATGCTCTTGTGCACTGTGCCTTCTTTAAGAAGGAGCAGGACAACAGTCGTCAATATAGGGAGGCAGACGGCATGATGGACTCAAGGAGCAGGAGAGAATCCAGATTCAGAAGCAGAATTATTGATGGTGACATTGTATTCTGA
- a CDS encoding DUF6293 family protein, which translates to MEKAKVHTHIVPVGFRSDKLIASLKQFPVHKIILLTHVGDDKNESVMSAVKEIKQAFRGFDVEIIQIDRETVLDSSLEILYIIEKEVKEGRTVKINISGGMRNIGIAAYITSLVSDIPIYSDIPDNTQDGTYHLKSILDIPLFPIKELAREQIIMLEKLENGVDSVDELISRLKPELEKGTIDFGNERSRLSHHIRKLSNAGFIETERNSKNLVIRKSKLGVIYMKGREIKRQNVI; encoded by the coding sequence ATGGAAAAAGCAAAGGTACATACTCATATAGTGCCTGTGGGCTTCAGATCAGACAAGCTCATAGCAAGTCTCAAACAGTTCCCCGTTCACAAAATAATACTTTTAACTCATGTTGGAGACGATAAAAATGAAAGTGTAATGTCTGCTGTAAAAGAAATCAAGCAAGCCTTTAGAGGATTCGATGTAGAGATAATTCAGATCGATAGAGAGACAGTATTAGATTCTTCATTAGAGATACTATACATCATAGAGAAGGAGGTCAAAGAAGGCAGAACTGTTAAAATCAACATTTCTGGAGGTATGAGAAACATTGGCATCGCAGCATACATAACTTCACTCGTAAGTGACATCCCTATCTATAGTGACATTCCTGATAACACACAAGATGGCACATACCATCTAAAAAGCATCCTCGACATTCCCCTGTTTCCAATTAAGGAACTCGCAAGAGAACAGATCATCATGCTCGAAAAACTTGAGAATGGTGTCGATTCAGTTGATGAGCTGATCTCCAGACTGAAGCCTGAACTTGAAAAAGGAACCATTGATTTTGGTAATGAGAGATCCCGTCTTAGCCACCACATCCGAAAGCTCAGTAATGCAGGCTTTATTGAAACTGAAAGAAACAGCAAGAACCTTGTCATCAGAAAAAGTAAGTTGGGTGTGATTTATATGAAGGGCAGGGAGATAAAAAGACAAAATGTAATTTAA
- a CDS encoding MBL fold metallo-hydrolase: MVSIEVLGGDGEIGGNKILIEHKGTRVFLDFGMSFKQNGMFFSEFLNPRKCSGLGDFFEFGLLPDIPGIYREDYLEHMGRDVEERSIDAVFLSHAHADHAQYIHFLRWDIPVYCTDATKIILDCVQKTGSNTFSDLVDACETFRFYGNKKGGLSRIDRKKEEYIHVRDFRVMEEDKRISIGSLEVEMIPVDHSLPGACGFIIYTDEGNIVYTGDIRFHGSNGHLSKKFVEKAREARPKWLLCEGTRIGNDEKDSEADVRDKITELISRSEGIVFVEHPIRDIDRTNSIFNAAKDNNRHFVVPMKLAYLIENLGSHCPFCLDEVKILVPRKSWGLVSKAGIVQEQVNQDYATWERDYIYCSNSITCDELKESPEDYVVSMSMWEIGQLADINPSNALWIKSSCDPFCDEMELDEDRKQNWIAHFGIRHEKTHASGHANGKELREMIREISPEILIPIHTEHPDIYKGLA, from the coding sequence ATGGTTTCGATCGAGGTTCTTGGTGGAGATGGAGAGATAGGCGGCAACAAAATATTAATTGAGCATAAGGGAACTCGTGTGTTCCTGGATTTTGGGATGAGCTTTAAGCAGAATGGAATGTTCTTTTCAGAATTCCTGAACCCCCGGAAATGTTCGGGACTTGGTGATTTCTTTGAGTTTGGTCTGCTTCCGGATATTCCCGGGATCTACAGGGAAGATTATCTGGAACATATGGGGAGGGATGTCGAGGAAAGGTCAATTGATGCAGTTTTTTTATCACATGCACATGCAGATCATGCACAGTATATTCATTTTCTAAGGTGGGACATTCCGGTATATTGTACGGATGCAACTAAGATAATACTTGATTGTGTCCAGAAAACGGGAAGTAATACATTTTCAGATCTTGTTGATGCCTGTGAGACATTCAGATTCTATGGGAACAAAAAAGGTGGTCTTTCAAGAATTGATCGAAAAAAAGAAGAATACATTCATGTCAGGGACTTTCGTGTGATGGAAGAGGACAAAAGAATATCAATCGGAAGTCTGGAAGTGGAAATGATTCCTGTAGATCATTCCCTTCCCGGTGCCTGTGGATTTATCATCTATACTGATGAAGGAAATATTGTCTATACCGGAGACATTAGGTTCCATGGTTCAAACGGACATCTCAGCAAGAAATTTGTTGAGAAGGCACGTGAAGCCAGACCTAAATGGTTACTGTGCGAAGGGACACGCATTGGTAATGACGAAAAGGATAGTGAAGCAGATGTCAGGGATAAGATAACTGAACTTATATCACGATCAGAAGGAATTGTCTTTGTTGAACATCCTATAAGGGATATTGACCGTACCAATAGTATCTTTAATGCTGCAAAAGATAATAACAGGCATTTTGTTGTACCAATGAAACTTGCCTATCTTATTGAGAATCTGGGTTCACATTGCCCATTCTGTCTGGATGAGGTGAAGATCCTTGTTCCGAGGAAAAGCTGGGGTCTTGTCAGTAAAGCTGGCATAGTACAAGAACAGGTAAATCAGGATTATGCTACATGGGAACGTGATTACATCTATTGTTCGAATTCGATCACCTGTGATGAGCTTAAAGAGTCACCTGAAGATTATGTTGTTTCGATGAGTATGTGGGAGATAGGGCAGCTTGCAGATATCAACCCTTCAAACGCCCTCTGGATAAAGTCATCATGTGATCCGTTCTGTGATGAAATGGAACTTGATGAGGACAGAAAGCAGAACTGGATAGCTCATTTTGGTATAAGGCATGAAAAAACCCATGCATCAGGTCATGCAAATGGTAAGGAATTAAGGGAGATGATCAGGGAGATCAGTCCGGAGATATTAATTCCGATTCATACGGAACACCCCGATATCTATAAGGGCCTTGCTTAG
- a CDS encoding HAD family hydrolase, whose product MQKTDGTEDREIKGIMFDMDNTLFDLVEAKIASCEAIVDYIGTGDPEELLMYFLRPDHGFESLENIRDYLKDIDFYCEAVFEICCRLYSETKLGTIQLYPDVVETLKLLREQNIDLFIVTDASHANAHARLEKLSLSEMFDHIITSDMTGLNKPDIRVFHHALLRAKLRAEEVLFVGDSLRRDIEPAGKAGMMTAYASYGDRNINEPYNVKADYILNNIKDIFNVKGISKNQV is encoded by the coding sequence ATGCAGAAGACTGATGGAACTGAAGATCGCGAAATAAAAGGCATAATGTTCGATATGGACAACACGCTCTTTGATTTAGTGGAAGCTAAAATAGCCTCCTGTGAAGCTATTGTTGATTACATTGGCACAGGTGATCCTGAAGAATTGCTGATGTATTTCCTGAGACCTGATCATGGGTTTGAAAGCTTGGAGAACATACGCGATTATCTTAAGGACATTGATTTTTACTGTGAGGCTGTATTTGAGATTTGCTGTAGACTCTACAGTGAGACAAAGCTTGGAACCATTCAACTCTATCCTGATGTAGTGGAGACGCTTAAGCTACTAAGGGAACAAAATATTGATCTATTTATTGTTACAGATGCCAGTCATGCTAACGCACATGCTCGCCTTGAAAAGCTGAGTTTGTCAGAGATGTTCGATCACATCATAACCTCTGATATGACAGGGTTAAATAAACCTGACATACGGGTTTTTCATCATGCCTTATTAAGAGCAAAGCTCAGAGCTGAAGAAGTGCTTTTTGTAGGCGACAGCCTGCGTAGGGATATTGAGCCTGCAGGCAAGGCAGGGATGATGACAGCATATGCGTCATACGGTGATAGGAACATAAATGAGCCTTATAACGTTAAAGCAGACTACATTCTAAATAATATAAAGGATATTTTCAATGTCAAGGGTATAAGTAAAAATCAGGTTTGA
- a CDS encoding PIN domain-containing protein → MDNELVENSVVIQRDELQILLNLYGNQSVVVDYPLFDLKLIQAKTSGDGYRIRILSAEEDYEELYADYSTYVNELPSYDDIRYCMLLSEIVQYDNIDDFKDMLKAYEKLGKIVYLALDTNMLYQGFPSKASYIKAPRYLIVDTVYEEVENSINYKYKPFHIHEMQECAYYHEELLENLENRKMKKARKAAHVAMKEYHYIREYVHEVKAELPSTTCSEKNDRIIVNAIRSFDEENNYANPVFLTADTNASNLCEGKGPDFFHFTYPSTLDARECTSDQLVKLIYWFSIVNGFIKCNSVIVCGEFGHKGRDDDSLKLMFQDRKLFETFTRELGICRRLMELKIAK, encoded by the coding sequence ATGGACAATGAACTGGTTGAGAACAGTGTTGTCATCCAGAGGGATGAATTACAAATCTTATTGAACCTTTATGGTAATCAGTCTGTTGTGGTCGATTATCCTTTGTTCGATCTTAAACTGATACAGGCAAAGACATCTGGTGATGGATACAGGATACGTATTTTGTCCGCTGAAGAAGATTATGAAGAGTTATATGCAGATTACAGTACTTATGTCAATGAACTGCCATCTTATGATGATATCAGGTACTGTATGCTTTTGAGCGAAATTGTCCAGTATGACAACATTGATGATTTCAAAGATATGCTGAAAGCCTATGAGAAGCTTGGAAAAATAGTCTATCTTGCACTTGATACCAATATGCTGTATCAGGGTTTTCCTTCAAAGGCCAGTTACATAAAAGCTCCTCGATACCTTATTGTAGATACCGTCTATGAAGAGGTTGAGAACTCTATCAATTACAAATACAAACCTTTCCATATCCATGAGATGCAGGAATGTGCATACTATCATGAAGAGTTACTGGAAAACCTTGAGAACAGGAAAATGAAAAAGGCAAGAAAGGCTGCTCATGTGGCTATGAAGGAATATCATTACATAAGGGAATATGTTCATGAGGTCAAGGCCGAGCTGCCTTCAACAACCTGTAGTGAGAAAAATGATAGAATAATAGTCAATGCCATACGCAGTTTTGATGAAGAGAACAATTATGCAAATCCTGTTTTTCTAACTGCTGATACAAATGCATCGAATCTGTGTGAGGGAAAGGGGCCTGATTTTTTCCATTTTACATATCCTTCTACTCTGGATGCCAGAGAATGCACATCTGACCAGCTTGTAAAGCTCATCTACTGGTTCTCTATTGTGAATGGATTCATAAAATGTAATTCAGTTATCGTTTGTGGTGAGTTCGGACACAAGGGAAGGGATGATGATTCCCTTAAACTTATGTTCCAGGACAGGAAACTCTTTGAGACTTTTACACGGGAACTTGGAATATGCAGAAGACTGATGGAACTGAAGATCGCGAAATAA
- a CDS encoding ATP-dependent DNA helicase, protein MINKNPRLDIDKWFPYEEYRPYQREMLEMAYNLAEKNSIGMIEAPTGSGKSSIVASLLSLMEEKNNAGFNKKVIVAVRTKSQLNTFIDELDRIRRTKKPKLTFCYLLGKQDLCPHACNENVYEKCKIMRYHSTCRYFRNSRFRNAKKELVATSKLETKAKFLLENTFQSKEELVSYCNDVCPYEAVIEAAKIADIVIVNYKHIFDANTDFYTRIETLPQNVYLLIDEAHNVGNVVQSIQTVELNNKDFDFIKKDLKDLSAACEELRPQNDCILASVNVIERFVIQCIKSDLTEDIFDNIGLEKDILHACKIQDFKVILRIIENISDKIDEKKLNEIDVTGNSVAKMKLFFEKMILAKTDISYFPIVTKDNMSNVTLGIRNIDPSGTIRKVVHVHSCCIMISGTFSHLEAFQRYYFGSEKVFTSSVPNSFPNDHRKVISVKGITSRYEEREESLKYLIGFIEIYSKIDGNLAVFFPSYELMHTFKSKMPELKGQKDIFIEPRDSRESDKLIDEFKSLPENGRSGIMLAVCGGKWSEGLDYSGNTLVGAFVYGLPLARWGNVQKIINTYYTQKYGRDGIFIAYTLPAINKAVQSLGRVIRSKSDYGILILADERYQLPANKRALPGWIQDETILCNSEDFQRQVQMWNIKRKQQEETNPPVSIG, encoded by the coding sequence ATGATAAATAAAAATCCACGTTTGGACATTGATAAATGGTTCCCTTATGAAGAATATAGGCCATATCAACGTGAAATGCTTGAAATGGCATATAACCTTGCTGAAAAAAATTCCATAGGTATGATAGAGGCACCTACCGGGTCAGGTAAATCCAGTATAGTTGCATCTCTTCTCAGCTTAATGGAAGAGAAAAACAATGCAGGTTTCAATAAAAAGGTCATAGTTGCTGTGAGAACAAAATCCCAGCTGAACACTTTCATTGATGAACTTGACAGAATAAGAAGAACAAAAAAGCCAAAACTTACTTTTTGCTACCTGCTGGGAAAACAGGATCTTTGCCCTCATGCCTGCAATGAAAATGTATATGAAAAATGCAAAATAATGCGATACCATTCGACCTGTAGATATTTTAGGAACAGCAGATTCCGTAATGCTAAAAAAGAGCTTGTTGCAACATCGAAATTAGAAACCAAAGCTAAGTTTCTTCTTGAAAACACATTTCAATCTAAAGAAGAACTTGTTTCGTACTGTAATGATGTCTGTCCTTATGAAGCAGTTATCGAAGCTGCTAAAATTGCAGACATTGTCATAGTGAATTACAAGCACATATTTGATGCGAATACAGACTTTTACACCCGCATAGAAACCCTTCCTCAAAATGTATATCTTTTAATAGATGAGGCTCACAATGTTGGAAATGTTGTCCAGTCTATTCAAACAGTGGAATTAAATAATAAAGATTTTGATTTTATAAAGAAAGACTTAAAAGATTTAAGCGCAGCTTGTGAAGAGCTCAGACCACAAAATGATTGTATTTTAGCATCTGTGAACGTAATTGAGCGTTTTGTGATTCAGTGTATTAAATCTGATTTGACTGAAGACATATTTGATAATATTGGACTTGAAAAGGATATATTGCATGCTTGTAAAATTCAAGATTTCAAAGTGATCCTCAGAATCATTGAAAATATCTCTGATAAAATCGATGAGAAAAAGTTGAATGAGATAGATGTTACTGGTAATTCCGTTGCTAAGATGAAGCTATTTTTTGAGAAAATGATCCTAGCTAAAACTGATATTTCTTACTTCCCGATAGTTACCAAGGATAATATGTCCAATGTGACCTTGGGGATAAGGAATATAGATCCAAGCGGAACAATCAGAAAAGTGGTTCATGTTCATTCCTGTTGCATAATGATAAGTGGAACCTTTTCTCACTTAGAAGCTTTCCAGAGGTATTATTTTGGTTCTGAGAAAGTATTTACTTCTTCTGTGCCCAACAGTTTCCCTAATGACCATAGAAAAGTGATATCTGTAAAAGGTATTACCTCTCGTTACGAAGAGCGAGAAGAAAGCCTAAAGTATCTCATTGGCTTTATCGAAATATACTCAAAGATAGATGGTAACCTTGCTGTATTTTTCCCCTCCTACGAACTGATGCACACATTCAAGTCAAAAATGCCTGAACTGAAAGGACAAAAAGATATTTTCATAGAACCGCGTGATTCTCGGGAATCAGATAAACTTATAGATGAGTTTAAATCATTGCCGGAAAATGGCAGATCGGGAATAATGCTGGCAGTCTGTGGAGGAAAATGGAGTGAAGGTCTGGACTATTCCGGAAACACACTTGTTGGGGCCTTTGTTTACGGCCTTCCTCTTGCAAGATGGGGCAATGTACAAAAAATAATCAATACTTATTACACTCAAAAATATGGTAGAGACGGTATTTTTATTGCATATACTCTTCCTGCTATTAATAAAGCGGTTCAGTCCTTGGGCAGGGTCATTAGAAGTAAGTCTGACTACGGCATTTTGATTTTGGCTGATGAAAGGTATCAATTGCCAGCAAATAAGAGAGCTCTTCCAGGCTGGATACAGGATGAGACAATTCTTTGTAATTCAGAGGATTTTCAAAGACAAGTTCAAATGTGGAATATAAAGAGGAAGCAGCAGGAAGAAACAAATCCTCCTGTAAGCATAGGATAA
- a CDS encoding DUF6293 family protein: MEGLQKIIHIIPLGHEVDRAVKPFETYKADRAYLLAVMQDPLLERKMLEKQRDYVSKVKSILESKDIEVISIDVDMFDIKKVMKEVSAIIMKEKKDNNIININMSACGRLTSVGVTLAAMVHQVNVYYVHADYYSSSEEEILEHGISRCDKLKITPMHSFQIMMPDDVNKLILANLATRPEGMENDDIFRILKEAKVPGFEELTEDVKKHEQRSKRRNLLMLLNKRYLEKLENMGYVEREKKEKKTTVKITDSGQYIAHVSGFMR, from the coding sequence ATGGAAGGGTTGCAGAAGATAATTCATATCATACCTTTGGGCCATGAGGTTGACAGAGCTGTAAAACCGTTTGAGACCTATAAAGCAGACAGGGCCTATTTACTTGCAGTCATGCAGGATCCTCTACTTGAAAGAAAAATGCTGGAAAAACAAAGGGACTATGTATCAAAGGTAAAATCTATACTCGAATCTAAAGATATCGAAGTAATATCAATTGATGTAGACATGTTTGACATTAAAAAAGTAATGAAAGAGGTCTCTGCCATCATCATGAAGGAAAAAAAAGACAATAACATCATCAACATCAATATGTCGGCATGTGGAAGGCTAACATCGGTAGGTGTAACCCTCGCTGCCATGGTTCACCAGGTGAATGTCTACTATGTTCATGCAGACTATTACTCATCATCAGAAGAAGAGATATTAGAACATGGTATTAGCAGATGTGACAAATTAAAAATCACACCTATGCACAGCTTTCAGATAATGATGCCGGATGATGTCAACAAACTAATCCTGGCAAATCTTGCCACAAGACCTGAAGGAATGGAGAACGATGACATTTTTAGGATACTAAAAGAAGCAAAAGTCCCGGGTTTTGAAGAACTCACTGAGGATGTCAAAAAACATGAACAAAGAAGCAAGAGACGAAATTTGTTAATGCTGCTTAACAAGAGATACCTTGAAAAACTTGAAAACATGGGCTATGTTGAACGGGAGAAAAAAGAGAAAAAAACAACGGTCAAAATAACAGATTCCGGCCAATACATTGCTCATGTCAGTGGATTTATGAGATAG